The following proteins are encoded in a genomic region of Sorangiineae bacterium MSr12523:
- a CDS encoding class I SAM-dependent methyltransferase, which translates to MTSEASVQETSPQETSPQETSLQDLYRTGDAVRPQLADAKQAADRHGPLLDFVKRTCGNARGSLLEVGCGDGWVSWLLSEAGFDVTGIDLHAEGHVPTPHERLVFRQGSALDLPFPDASFDVVVTNQTVEHLPDPERGLREMVRVLRPRGQLIVVGPNLLSPLASVYAATRWVWQNRPRSTIFVRKPGMPRHPLGNTLPEVLGLMVRNWALIGRKLIEPHPSFTMREPDVVPPFHGDNDATYLCNPIDLKRRLPDFGCKVTQVGAYDRPPGSWILVGGTWIAGEKL; encoded by the coding sequence ATGACATCCGAAGCATCCGTCCAGGAAACATCCCCCCAAGAAACATCTCCCCAGGAAACATCTCTCCAAGATTTGTACCGCACCGGCGATGCCGTGCGCCCGCAGCTGGCGGACGCGAAGCAGGCGGCTGATCGGCATGGCCCGCTCCTCGATTTCGTGAAGCGAACCTGCGGCAATGCACGGGGCTCGTTGCTCGAGGTGGGGTGCGGCGACGGATGGGTTTCCTGGCTCCTGTCCGAGGCCGGCTTCGACGTGACGGGGATCGATCTGCACGCCGAGGGGCACGTGCCCACGCCGCACGAGCGCCTCGTGTTCCGTCAGGGATCGGCGCTCGATTTGCCGTTCCCCGACGCGAGCTTCGATGTCGTCGTCACGAACCAGACCGTCGAGCACCTGCCCGATCCCGAGCGCGGCTTGCGGGAGATGGTGCGCGTGCTGCGTCCGCGCGGCCAACTCATCGTCGTCGGGCCCAATCTGCTCAGCCCTCTGGCCTCCGTCTACGCGGCGACCCGTTGGGTGTGGCAGAACCGGCCGCGTTCCACCATTTTCGTGCGCAAGCCGGGGATGCCGCGCCATCCCCTCGGCAACACCTTGCCCGAGGTGCTCGGTTTGATGGTGCGGAACTGGGCACTCATCGGTCGCAAACTGATCGAGCCGCATCCCTCTTTCACGATGCGCGAGCCCGACGTCGTCCCGCCATTTCATGGCGACAACGACGCGACTTACTTGTGCAACCCCATCGATTTGAAGCGGCGTTTGCCGGATTTCGGCTGCAAGGTCACGCAGGTCGGCGCCTACGACCGGCCGCCGGGATCGTGGATCCTCGTGGGTGGTACGTGGATCGCCGGCGAAAAGCTCTAA
- the galE gene encoding UDP-glucose 4-epimerase GalE — MTLRVLVAGGAGYIGSHTAKALKAAGHLPVVLDDLSTGHEEAVRFGPFVRGSIQDAACVTRAVREHRIDAVLHFAANAYVRESLENPRKYFRNNVANTVHFLDALLEEGVKTIVFSSTCAVYGIPPSLPIVETTPTKPINPYGQSKLMIEDVLRWYGKLEKLSWMALRYFNAAGADPDGELGENHEPETHLIPLLVAAALGQREPVRVFGTTFPTPDGTAVRDYIHVADLATAHVRAVTHLAAGGASESVNLGTGKGTSIREVIASVERATGKPVPVIYGEPSPGDPPILVADPARAHALGHRFEHDLDSIVATAVAWAKKGTHRA; from the coding sequence ATGACGTTACGCGTTTTGGTAGCGGGTGGAGCCGGCTACATCGGCAGCCACACCGCAAAGGCACTCAAGGCGGCAGGGCATCTGCCGGTGGTGCTCGACGATCTCAGCACGGGGCACGAAGAGGCGGTGCGGTTCGGTCCCTTCGTTCGCGGCAGCATCCAAGATGCCGCCTGCGTGACGCGCGCCGTGCGCGAACACCGCATCGATGCGGTCCTGCATTTTGCGGCGAATGCTTACGTGCGCGAGTCGCTCGAAAATCCGCGCAAGTACTTCCGCAACAACGTGGCCAACACGGTTCATTTCCTCGATGCGCTGCTCGAGGAAGGGGTGAAGACCATCGTCTTTTCGTCGACGTGCGCGGTGTACGGCATTCCGCCGTCGCTGCCCATCGTGGAGACGACGCCCACGAAGCCGATCAATCCGTACGGCCAGTCCAAGCTGATGATCGAAGACGTGCTGCGCTGGTACGGAAAGCTCGAAAAGCTGTCCTGGATGGCCCTTCGCTATTTCAATGCCGCCGGCGCCGATCCCGATGGAGAGCTCGGCGAGAACCACGAGCCGGAAACGCACCTGATTCCGCTGCTGGTGGCCGCCGCCCTTGGGCAGCGGGAGCCCGTTCGTGTCTTCGGCACGACGTTCCCCACGCCGGACGGAACGGCCGTGCGTGACTACATCCACGTGGCCGATCTGGCCACGGCGCACGTGCGCGCGGTCACGCATTTGGCTGCGGGCGGGGCGAGTGAGTCGGTGAACTTGGGAACGGGCAAGGGGACCAGCATTCGCGAGGTCATCGCCTCGGTCGAGCGAGCCACGGGAAAGCCGGTCCCGGTGATCTATGGCGAGCCGTCGCCCGGCGATCCTCCGATCCTCGTGGCCGATCCGGCGCGTGCTCACGCGCTCGGGCATCGCTTCGAGCACGATCTCGACAGCATCGTGGCGACCGCCGTGGCCTGGGCAAAAAAGGGGACGCACCGTGCGTGA
- a CDS encoding glycosyltransferase, which yields MRDLVSAVLINGQHNSVQGPRARALFGDDVSVVYKERGRFGSIAPTWSALRASTSSVAPWVYCIDLGFPSALLAGVRRRLDRKMRLVYEIGDPMKPLLEPQARNRFEVEFAHQVDRLLPSEADALVFRGTYLIDHFREITARKLPRVMWLPDGADTAHFRPMRDDPRIAELRRTHGLEGKFVVGIVGNIHHNPRLDLYYGWELAEALSHIARERPEAPIVGVVVGDGAGKPVLEEACRKWGVLDRVKLVGRVPHEQVPLWMNVFDLGLSTQTDDPVGWGRTTAKLPEYLACGLPLLCSDVGEAHRLLRETGQTLPYSGKRDASYPARLATKILEFSTRDLDGIRRHNRDLALAQFDYGVLRQRLRTFLEQ from the coding sequence GTGCGTGATCTCGTCTCCGCGGTCTTGATCAATGGGCAGCACAACTCGGTGCAGGGGCCGCGTGCCCGTGCGCTCTTCGGGGACGACGTTTCGGTCGTCTACAAAGAGCGGGGGCGCTTCGGTTCGATTGCCCCCACGTGGTCCGCCCTGCGCGCGAGCACGTCCAGTGTCGCGCCCTGGGTCTACTGCATCGATTTGGGCTTTCCCTCGGCGCTGCTCGCGGGCGTGCGCCGCCGGCTCGATCGGAAGATGCGACTCGTCTACGAGATTGGCGATCCGATGAAGCCGCTCTTGGAGCCGCAAGCGCGCAACCGGTTCGAGGTCGAGTTCGCGCACCAGGTCGATCGCCTCCTGCCCTCGGAGGCGGACGCGCTCGTCTTCCGTGGCACGTACCTGATCGACCACTTTCGCGAGATCACCGCGAGGAAGCTGCCGCGCGTGATGTGGTTGCCCGACGGCGCGGATACCGCGCATTTTCGCCCGATGCGCGACGATCCGCGCATCGCGGAGTTGCGGCGCACGCACGGCCTCGAGGGCAAGTTCGTCGTGGGCATCGTGGGAAACATCCACCACAACCCGCGGCTGGACCTCTACTACGGCTGGGAACTCGCCGAGGCGCTCTCGCACATCGCGCGCGAGCGGCCCGAGGCTCCCATCGTTGGGGTCGTGGTGGGGGACGGTGCCGGCAAGCCCGTGCTCGAGGAGGCCTGCCGCAAGTGGGGCGTCCTGGATCGGGTCAAGCTCGTGGGGCGCGTTCCGCACGAGCAGGTGCCTCTCTGGATGAACGTGTTCGACCTGGGGCTCAGCACGCAGACCGACGATCCCGTTGGCTGGGGCCGAACCACGGCGAAGCTGCCCGAGTACCTCGCGTGCGGCCTACCGCTCCTCTGCTCGGACGTGGGCGAGGCCCATCGCTTGCTCCGCGAGACCGGGCAAACCTTGCCCTACTCGGGCAAACGCGACGCGAGCTACCCCGCGCGCCTCGCCACGAAGATCCTCGAGTTCTCCACGCGCGATCTCGACGGCATCCGCCGTCACAACCGCGATCTCGCGCTCGCCCAATTCGATTACGGCGTCCTTCGCCAGCGGCTGCGCACGTTTCTCGAGCAGTAG
- a CDS encoding polysaccharide biosynthesis tyrosine autokinase codes for MTSPLNKSSAHEANTEDAVATLLSFLKTVRKQWAIIVACLLLGTGLSLVYSKTLPRIYQAQTMLELDPNAFRPLGEKMDSAMPLGTTDFWNNQEYYETQYRIVTSSRVLERTVRDIALQNDYAFFGLKSPPARPMTVEETAAVLRGKISVDPVKNSRLVFIKVEDVDPKRAKRLCDAVANAYIDQNLEKAVSATSDSITWLGGQVDQVKKDLETNENSLHEFKRSNDLPSTSINESSNMIRLEMQDLATALIRTRTRKQELMARYGELAKIGTDNPDSLPASELLSNGYLTDLRRTYVDAARTRKTLLAEGKGENHPLVKSIDQKIAESKTALLAEIKNIQGAVERDLAVITREEAGEAALYDAAHKRAVDLNMKEIEYHRLDRSRDQNEKLYNMLLEHMKDADLARMMKANNIHLVEAAVEPTSPIRPRMLVNVAVGGVVGLLIGLGLGWLRSNLDNSIKTPEQLEQDLGITFVGMLPAVEGPHAEGGKKRKVVRPGLGGPNKVAELVVHDNPRSGIAEAARSIRTNLMFTNPDKPHRKILVTSAAPAEGKTTVACSIAISLAQTGQRVCIIDCDLRRPRLHRIFDRAGDHGVTNVLVGEATIDEVARPTRVNNLWCIPAGPIPPNPADLFHSERFRKFLEELGETFDRIVIDSPPLVAVTDSAIISTLVDGTVFVLRAFYTTRALGRQGLRTLADVDAPVIGAVLNDVDLTRHEYSYYHYYYYKREGYGSTNENAVPPGDDNRDAASV; via the coding sequence ATGACCAGCCCCCTGAACAAGTCCAGCGCTCACGAGGCCAACACCGAGGACGCCGTCGCTACACTCTTGAGTTTCCTCAAGACCGTCCGGAAGCAATGGGCGATCATCGTCGCGTGTTTGCTCCTGGGAACCGGCCTTAGCCTCGTCTATTCGAAAACGCTGCCGCGCATTTATCAAGCCCAGACGATGCTGGAGCTCGATCCGAACGCGTTTCGGCCCTTGGGCGAAAAGATGGATTCGGCGATGCCGCTCGGCACGACCGATTTCTGGAACAACCAAGAATATTACGAGACGCAATACCGCATCGTCACGTCGTCGCGCGTGCTCGAGCGGACCGTGCGGGACATCGCTCTACAGAACGATTACGCGTTCTTTGGCCTGAAGTCTCCGCCGGCGCGCCCCATGACAGTGGAGGAGACGGCGGCGGTGCTCCGCGGCAAGATCTCGGTCGATCCCGTCAAAAATAGCCGATTGGTCTTCATCAAGGTCGAGGACGTCGATCCGAAACGCGCGAAGCGTCTCTGCGACGCCGTCGCCAACGCCTACATCGATCAGAACCTCGAGAAGGCGGTCAGTGCGACCAGCGACTCGATCACGTGGTTGGGCGGTCAAGTCGATCAGGTGAAGAAGGACCTGGAGACGAACGAGAATTCACTCCACGAGTTCAAGCGCAGCAACGATCTGCCGAGCACGTCGATCAACGAGTCGTCGAACATGATTCGTCTCGAGATGCAGGATCTCGCGACGGCGCTGATTCGCACGCGGACGCGCAAGCAAGAGCTCATGGCGCGCTACGGGGAGCTCGCGAAAATCGGCACGGACAATCCGGACAGCCTTCCCGCCTCCGAACTTCTCTCCAACGGGTACTTGACCGATCTTCGCCGCACGTACGTCGATGCGGCGCGCACGCGCAAGACGCTGCTCGCGGAGGGCAAGGGTGAAAATCACCCACTGGTGAAGTCGATCGACCAGAAGATCGCGGAGAGCAAAACGGCCCTGCTCGCGGAGATCAAGAACATCCAGGGCGCCGTGGAGCGAGATCTCGCGGTCATTACGCGTGAGGAAGCCGGCGAGGCCGCGCTCTACGATGCCGCGCACAAGCGCGCGGTGGATCTCAACATGAAGGAGATCGAGTACCACCGGCTCGATCGGTCGCGCGATCAGAACGAGAAGCTTTACAACATGCTTCTCGAGCACATGAAGGATGCGGACTTGGCCCGCATGATGAAGGCCAACAACATCCACCTGGTGGAGGCCGCCGTCGAGCCGACGTCGCCCATCCGGCCGCGCATGCTGGTGAACGTCGCCGTCGGTGGCGTGGTGGGTCTGCTGATCGGGCTCGGACTCGGATGGCTGCGCAGCAATCTGGACAACAGCATCAAGACGCCGGAGCAGCTGGAGCAGGATCTGGGCATCACCTTCGTGGGCATGCTTCCCGCCGTGGAAGGTCCGCACGCCGAGGGTGGGAAGAAGCGCAAGGTGGTGCGGCCAGGCCTGGGAGGCCCCAACAAAGTCGCCGAGTTGGTCGTGCACGACAATCCGCGCAGCGGCATCGCCGAGGCGGCACGCAGCATCCGCACGAACCTCATGTTCACCAACCCGGACAAGCCGCATCGCAAGATCCTGGTGACGAGCGCCGCCCCGGCGGAAGGAAAGACCACGGTCGCCTGCAGCATCGCCATCTCGCTCGCTCAGACGGGGCAGCGCGTGTGCATCATCGACTGCGACCTGCGCCGTCCCCGTCTCCATCGCATCTTCGATCGCGCGGGCGACCATGGTGTCACCAACGTGCTCGTGGGCGAGGCGACGATCGACGAGGTGGCGCGCCCCACCCGCGTGAACAACCTCTGGTGCATTCCTGCGGGTCCCATCCCGCCGAACCCGGCGGATCTGTTCCACTCGGAGCGTTTCCGTAAGTTCCTGGAGGAGCTCGGGGAGACCTTCGACCGCATCGTCATCGACAGCCCGCCGCTCGTCGCGGTCACCGACTCGGCCATCATTTCGACCTTGGTCGATGGCACGGTGTTCGTGCTTCGCGCCTTCTACACCACGCGCGCGCTGGGCCGTCAGGGTCTGCGCACCTTGGCGGACGTCGACGCGCCGGTCATCGGAGCGGTGCTCAACGACGTCGACCTGACGCGGCACGAGTACTCGTACTACCACTATTACTATTACAAGCGCGAAGGCTACGGCTCGACCAACGAGAACGCCGTGCCGCCCGGCGACGACAACCGCGACGCAGCGTCGGTGTAG
- a CDS encoding ABC transporter ATP-binding protein/permease: protein MSSTSSLGRFSSLFTVLSLLVRRGDRRVLTNSELLGLAGVVFLGALGLFIEGIGVFALMSALVGLRHAPMTLGALLGMPEVGPFRYVPSLALVVGAVGVQRALNPPLMFLTNRYGELVSYRLRTRIISLATALPAVHAGTIPSGELAGVLNEEISRSGRAITAIATVAQLLLGILITATVTFAQDAKTMAAAVLGALPALGLYVSLARRTSTDTGNAVKARIRAQAEATEGLRTLAAIQAVGAGESLRAQLSKNAASVRDCETKIYANMMRLQYLMLFVPLMAAAGALGYAAYSRPGATFAEILFALMPLAGLGLRLAIAVQVVITNAYGVSVMSTSVFPTLRLEQRLMQLTDRVRVEATKIDPEVEGKIPASVVLRKVGYQLPSGPWLFRGLDRTIFRGEPLVIRGPSGTGKSTLASLIAGVNDPSEGGIEYVFESKHTPPSPMLVNYLSQDPAVIAGTFRDNLVLGARTRPDDATLIEALRGARLWDEVEAKGGLDAPIFEGGRNLSGGQLRRLGIARLLTRNRGIWIFDEPTASLDPQNSKLMRDIIDELSKEIVAIVVTHDLDFDLGQEPMELLPAAPEEAPLLMQSQPRESQPIAEGA from the coding sequence ATGAGCTCCACGAGCTCGTTGGGTCGGTTCTCGTCGCTGTTCACCGTTCTGTCGCTGCTGGTGCGGCGCGGGGACCGGCGGGTGCTCACGAATTCCGAGCTCTTGGGGCTCGCTGGCGTCGTGTTTCTCGGCGCGCTGGGCCTGTTCATCGAGGGTATCGGTGTCTTTGCGCTCATGTCGGCCCTCGTGGGCCTGCGCCACGCGCCGATGACCCTGGGCGCGCTTCTTGGCATGCCCGAGGTGGGCCCGTTTCGCTACGTGCCATCGCTGGCCCTCGTCGTGGGTGCCGTGGGCGTGCAGCGCGCCCTGAATCCGCCGCTCATGTTTTTGACGAACCGCTACGGCGAGCTCGTCTCGTACCGTCTTCGCACGCGCATCATCTCCTTGGCGACGGCGCTGCCCGCGGTGCATGCGGGCACCATCCCCTCGGGCGAGCTCGCGGGCGTGCTCAACGAAGAAATCAGCCGCTCGGGTCGCGCCATCACGGCCATTGCCACCGTCGCGCAGCTGCTCTTGGGCATTCTCATCACGGCCACCGTCACCTTCGCGCAGGACGCGAAGACCATGGCCGCTGCCGTTCTGGGCGCGCTTCCCGCGTTGGGGCTGTACGTCAGCCTCGCGCGCCGCACGTCGACCGATACGGGCAACGCCGTGAAAGCGCGCATCCGCGCGCAGGCCGAGGCCACGGAAGGACTGCGCACGCTCGCCGCGATCCAAGCCGTCGGCGCCGGCGAATCGCTGCGCGCCCAGCTCTCGAAGAACGCCGCCTCCGTGCGCGATTGCGAGACGAAGATCTACGCGAACATGATGCGGCTGCAGTACCTGATGCTGTTCGTCCCGCTGATGGCGGCGGCGGGCGCGCTCGGCTACGCGGCGTATTCCAGGCCGGGCGCCACGTTCGCCGAGATCCTCTTCGCGCTCATGCCGCTCGCAGGCCTCGGCTTGCGCCTCGCCATCGCCGTCCAGGTGGTCATCACGAACGCGTACGGCGTGAGCGTCATGTCCACCAGCGTCTTCCCCACGCTCCGACTCGAGCAGCGCCTCATGCAGCTGACCGATCGCGTGCGGGTCGAGGCCACGAAGATCGATCCCGAGGTGGAGGGGAAGATCCCGGCCTCCGTCGTCCTGCGCAAGGTGGGCTACCAGCTTCCCTCCGGACCGTGGCTCTTTCGCGGGCTCGATCGCACCATTTTTCGCGGGGAGCCGCTGGTCATCCGCGGTCCTTCGGGCACGGGCAAGAGCACGCTGGCCTCGCTCATCGCGGGCGTCAACGATCCGTCCGAGGGCGGCATCGAGTACGTCTTCGAATCGAAGCACACGCCGCCGAGCCCCATGCTGGTGAACTATCTGTCGCAAGATCCCGCGGTCATCGCCGGCACCTTCCGCGACAACCTCGTGCTCGGCGCACGCACGCGCCCCGACGATGCCACGCTGATCGAAGCTTTGCGCGGCGCGCGACTCTGGGACGAGGTCGAGGCGAAGGGCGGGCTCGATGCTCCGATCTTCGAAGGCGGCCGCAATCTCTCGGGCGGGCAGCTTCGTCGTCTGGGCATCGCGCGTCTGCTCACGCGAAACCGCGGCATCTGGATCTTCGACGAACCCACGGCCTCCCTCGATCCGCAGAACAGCAAGCTGATGAGGGACATCATCGACGAGTTGAGCAAAGAGATCGTGGCCATCGTCGTCACGCACGATCTCGACTTCGACCTGGGCCAGGAGCCCATGGAGCTTTTGCCCGCAGCACCGGAAGAGGCGCCGCTCCTCATGCAGTCTCAGCCTAGGGAGTCGCAGCCGATCGCCGAAGGAGCTTGA
- the asnB gene encoding asparagine synthase (glutamine-hydrolyzing) has product MCGIAGILGVRREIAEPALAAMLAAIPHRGPDGHAMAFFSPEGNGSSATRTTAAGLAHARLAIIEPTPSGLQPMVDDSGAIITFNGEIYNYRQLQRELEAAGRPCKTKTDTEVILKGYVTKGIEAALGLRGMFAFALLDPKKRLAWLCRDRLGIKPLYLYYPKGGGLLFASEVRQLLAAGEELVPRRVSPAAIESFLAQGMVCGFDALIDGVTLLGPGESLVVDWEGRPQKQVKYWQLPFGDGMHCTRERAVSDLTTTLREAVDCHMISDVPLGVFLSSGVDSNAVAAVASGVSRDPVHTIAIGFDQPRFDESAEAEESAHLLGTTHTTQSLHVGEMLGDIERVFAAMDQPTVDGFNTYFVSRAARNAGLTVALSGVGGDELFGGYASFRDVPRARLLRKVTDRLRMNRALALAGRVASSRRGGVKLEELAHRPADLLALYMLRRELVLPAERRALMDLPQEADPSSGLEQSVLRALRDGMPSDPRNAISSFELRSYMRDMLLRDADVFSMANSLELRVPLLDHRMVEIACSLPGRWKRPDPRPKPLLIDAVGPRLPERVPHRKKRGFTFPWEAWIRGALKEKARASIHAEDVWKRLGVNAGAASKLWDRFEAQDPRCGAPQMLALWVMSDFAARHGLYA; this is encoded by the coding sequence ATGTGTGGCATTGCCGGAATTCTGGGGGTACGCCGCGAGATCGCCGAGCCTGCACTCGCGGCCATGCTCGCCGCGATCCCGCACCGCGGACCCGACGGTCATGCGATGGCCTTCTTTTCGCCCGAGGGAAACGGATCGAGCGCGACGCGGACCACGGCTGCCGGCCTCGCGCACGCGCGCCTCGCCATCATCGAGCCCACGCCCTCGGGCCTTCAGCCCATGGTCGACGACAGCGGTGCGATCATCACCTTCAACGGTGAGATCTACAATTACCGCCAGCTTCAGCGCGAGCTCGAGGCGGCCGGCCGGCCGTGCAAGACCAAGACGGATACCGAAGTTATTCTCAAGGGTTACGTGACGAAGGGCATCGAGGCGGCGCTGGGCTTGCGCGGCATGTTCGCCTTCGCGCTGCTCGATCCGAAGAAGCGCCTCGCGTGGCTTTGCCGTGACCGATTGGGCATCAAACCGCTCTACCTGTACTACCCGAAGGGCGGCGGCTTGCTCTTCGCGTCGGAGGTGCGCCAGCTGCTCGCGGCCGGCGAAGAACTGGTCCCGCGCCGCGTGTCGCCTGCGGCCATCGAAAGCTTCCTTGCGCAGGGCATGGTGTGCGGCTTCGATGCGCTCATCGACGGCGTCACCTTGCTCGGCCCCGGCGAATCCCTCGTGGTCGACTGGGAGGGGCGACCGCAGAAGCAGGTGAAATACTGGCAGCTTCCGTTCGGCGACGGCATGCACTGCACGCGCGAGCGCGCCGTGTCCGACCTGACGACGACCCTGCGCGAGGCGGTCGACTGCCACATGATCTCCGACGTCCCACTGGGCGTCTTTCTATCGAGCGGCGTCGACTCCAATGCCGTCGCGGCCGTGGCCTCGGGCGTGAGCCGCGATCCGGTGCACACCATTGCCATCGGCTTCGATCAGCCGCGTTTCGACGAGTCCGCGGAGGCCGAGGAAAGCGCGCACCTGCTGGGCACCACGCACACCACGCAGTCGCTGCACGTGGGCGAGATGCTCGGCGACATCGAGCGCGTGTTCGCGGCGATGGACCAGCCCACCGTGGACGGGTTCAACACCTATTTCGTCTCGCGCGCGGCACGCAATGCGGGCCTCACCGTGGCCCTGAGCGGTGTGGGCGGCGACGAGCTTTTCGGCGGGTATGCGAGCTTCCGCGATGTTCCGCGGGCGCGGCTTCTGCGCAAGGTCACCGACCGGCTTCGCATGAACCGCGCGCTGGCCCTGGCCGGGCGTGTCGCTTCCTCGCGACGCGGGGGCGTGAAGCTCGAGGAGCTCGCGCACCGGCCGGCGGATTTGCTTGCATTGTACATGCTACGGCGCGAGCTCGTGCTTCCGGCCGAGCGGCGCGCGCTGATGGATCTTCCGCAGGAGGCCGACCCTTCGTCCGGCCTGGAGCAGAGCGTGTTGCGCGCGTTGCGTGACGGCATGCCCTCCGATCCGCGGAATGCGATTTCCTCGTTCGAATTGCGCTCTTACATGCGCGACATGCTCTTGCGCGATGCGGACGTCTTCAGCATGGCCAACAGCCTGGAGCTGCGCGTGCCGCTGCTCGATCATCGGATGGTGGAGATCGCCTGTTCGCTGCCGGGTCGGTGGAAACGGCCCGATCCGCGGCCCAAGCCGCTCTTGATCGACGCTGTCGGTCCGCGCTTGCCCGAACGGGTGCCGCATCGGAAAAAGCGCGGGTTCACTTTCCCCTGGGAGGCCTGGATCCGCGGTGCGCTCAAGGAAAAGGCGCGTGCGAGCATCCACGCCGAGGACGTGTGGAAGCGTCTTGGCGTGAACGCGGGTGCGGCCTCCAAGCTGTGGGACCGTTTCGAGGCGCAGGATCCGCGGTGCGGTGCGCCGCAGATGCTCGCGCTCTGGGTCATGTCGGACTTCGCCGCACGGCACGGGTTGTACGCATGA
- a CDS encoding glycosyltransferase family 4 protein: MSGKNGAPNVLFLNPVGELGGGEMSLLDLMSSLRALAPQASLSLVTGSDGPLVDAAKALDVDVRVLPLPAAAASVGDAALAAVSPWERARLAVRGSEMVAYVARLAGVVRAASPGVIHSNGIKMHLLGAAVRPRATPLVWHVRDFLGARSFSARMIRMARHRADLAIANSHAVADDLRTLAPDLHVRVMHNGVDTSRFTPEGRRAPLDAMASLPPLPEGGLRVGLIATYARWKGHDVFFECAKRLFNRPGLPPMRFYIIGSPIYTTGRAGQYSFEELRALAESHGIASHVGFVPFQLRPDDVYRALDVVVHASTRPEPFGRTIVEAMATGRAVVVSRAGGAAELYDEGVDALGVPPGDADAMAESVARLATDAVLRSSLGSAARKTAERRFARDRLGAELLAIYADLKGLGVRV, encoded by the coding sequence ATGAGCGGCAAAAATGGCGCCCCCAACGTGCTCTTTCTGAACCCCGTCGGTGAGCTCGGGGGAGGGGAAATGAGCCTTCTGGACCTCATGTCGTCGCTGCGTGCGCTCGCTCCGCAGGCATCGCTCTCGCTGGTCACCGGCAGCGATGGGCCTCTGGTCGATGCGGCGAAAGCGCTCGACGTCGACGTGCGCGTGCTGCCGCTTCCTGCGGCCGCGGCGTCGGTGGGTGATGCGGCGCTCGCCGCCGTCTCGCCGTGGGAGCGTGCCCGCCTCGCGGTGCGCGGCTCGGAGATGGTCGCCTACGTGGCGCGCCTGGCGGGCGTCGTTCGTGCCGCATCGCCGGGGGTGATCCACTCGAACGGCATCAAGATGCACCTGCTCGGTGCCGCCGTCCGTCCGCGCGCGACGCCGCTGGTCTGGCACGTGCGCGACTTCCTCGGCGCGCGCTCGTTCTCGGCGCGCATGATTCGCATGGCGCGCCATCGCGCCGATCTCGCCATCGCCAATTCGCACGCGGTGGCCGATGATCTGCGCACCCTCGCACCGGATCTCCACGTGCGGGTCATGCACAACGGCGTGGACACGAGCCGCTTCACCCCCGAGGGGCGCAGGGCGCCGCTCGATGCGATGGCCAGCCTTCCGCCGCTCCCCGAGGGCGGTCTGCGGGTGGGGCTCATCGCCACCTACGCGCGCTGGAAGGGGCACGATGTCTTCTTCGAGTGCGCCAAGCGGCTCTTCAACCGACCCGGCCTGCCGCCGATGCGTTTCTACATCATCGGCTCGCCCATCTACACCACGGGTCGCGCGGGGCAGTACTCGTTCGAAGAGCTACGCGCCCTCGCCGAGTCCCACGGCATTGCTTCGCACGTGGGTTTCGTCCCGTTCCAGCTCCGACCCGACGACGTGTACCGCGCGCTCGATGTCGTCGTGCACGCCAGCACGCGCCCGGAGCCGTTCGGTCGCACCATCGTCGAGGCAATGGCCACCGGACGCGCCGTGGTCGTCAGCCGCGCAGGCGGCGCCGCCGAGCTTTACGACGAAGGCGTGGATGCACTCGGAGTGCCCCCCGGCGATGCCGATGCCATGGCCGAAAGCGTGGCGCGGTTGGCCACGGATGCCGTGCTGCGGAGCTCCCTCGGTTCTGCTGCCCGAAAAACGGCAGAACGCCGCTTCGCCCGCGACCGACTCGGAGCCGAGCTTCTGGCTATCTACGCGGATTTGAAGGGTTTAGGGGTTAGGGTTTAG